From a single Oncorhynchus tshawytscha isolate Ot180627B unplaced genomic scaffold, Otsh_v2.0 Un_contig_3872_pilon_pilon, whole genome shotgun sequence genomic region:
- the LOC112241021 gene encoding zinc finger protein 883-like produces MSELGSGCSVHTMSELGSGCSVHTMSELGSGCSVHTMSELGSGCSVHTMSELGSGCSVAVQTSSQQGPEMASVKLEDCNKTLELNVIVKEEEEEREIEEEEEEEEEDEEDNDIDSDMEEEEDQKEGGVANPGLVIVKREDEEERDREKDEEEEEEEEGVDRTKPGEGASSDPDSLGDPDPERPYLCSQCGKRFTAASSLKIHMMTHSGEKPHHCSVCGKAFLRSYDLRRHQVVHKVHGEVARSDTDLSEKHHRCSECGKRFLTKTRLNRHALIHSGEKPHQCSVCGKCFLRPDDLRRHMTIHTGEKTKHVCHPCGKTFTLLRHLKIHQRVHTGEKPYHCSKCPESFAHLLEYRKHRQTHRIEKPYHCDDCGKMFSHFRTLKVHRLIHTGENLHHCSYCGKGFTIRGNLNTHLLTHTKEKPHQCPICGQRFARSQCLKKHKLKKLHMEEVLYHICDCGKSFTDVEKLQTHARTHLKNLEKRFCCSYCGRTFVRAGDLQSHQRTHTGEKPYVCTICGTRFAQSGNLRVHQITHTKERPYPCTVCDKGFTTPGSLKVHMRLHTGEKPYVCSLCGKGFHVPKLLKKHQEHHTSEMTASLDMT; encoded by the exons ATGTCTGAACTGGGTTCTGGCTGCAGTGTTCATACCATGTCTGAACTGGGTTCTGGCTGCAGTGTTCATACCATGTCTGAACTGGGTTCTGGCTGCAGTGTTCATACCATGTCTGAACTGGGTTCTGGCTGCAGTGTTCATACCATGTCTGAACTGGGTTCTGGCTGCAGTGTTGCAGTCCAGACAAGCTCACAACAGGGtccagagatggcatcagtgaagctggaGGACTGCAATAAAACACTGGAGCTCAATGTGAttgtcaaagaggaggaggaggagcgagaaatcgaggaggaggaggaggaggaagaagaggatgaggaagataATGACATTGACTCTG atatggaagaagaggaggaccagaAAGAAGGAGGTGTGGCTAACCCAG GGCTTGTTATTGTTaaaagagaggatgaggaggagagggacagagagaaggatgaagaggaggaggaggaagaggaaggtgtGGATAGGACCAAGCCAG GAGAGGGTGCCAGCTCTGACCCAGACAGCCTTGGGGACCCTGACCCGGAGAGACCGTACCTCTGCTCCCAGTGCGGCAAGCGGTTTACTGCAGCCAGCAGCTTGAAGATACACATGATGACCCACAGCGGAGAGAAACCCCACCATTGTTCCGTTTGTGGGAAGGCCTTCTTGCGATCCTATGACCTGAGACGACACCAGGTGGTTCACAAG GTACATG GAGAGGTTGCCAGATCTGACACAGACCTCTCTGAGAAGCACCACCGCTGCTCCGAGTGCGGAAAGAGGTTCCTCACAAAGACGCGGCTGAACAGACATGCGCTGATTCACAGCGGAGAGAAACCACATCAGTGCTCTGTCTGCGGGAAGTGTTTCTTACGACCCGACGACCTGAGGAGACACATGACCATCCACACCGGAGAGAAAACCAAGCACGTCTGCCATCCGTGTGGGAAAACCTTCACCTTGCTACGGCACCTCAAGATCCACCAGCGAGTccatacaggagagaaaccataccACTGCTCCAAGTGCCCGGAGAGTTTCGCCCACCTGTTGGAGTATAGGAAGCACAGACAGACCCACCGTATCGAGAAACCATACCACTGTGATGACTGTGGCAAGATGTTCTCCCACTTCAGAACCCTCAAGGTTCATCGTCtgatccacacaggagagaaccTCCACCACTGCTCCTACTGCGGGAAGGGCTTCACAATCAGAGGGAACCTCAACACCCACCTACTGACCCACACCAAGGAGAAACCGCATCAGTGCCCCATCTGCGGACAACGCTTCGCCAGATCCCAGTGCCTGAAAAAACACAAGCTCAAGAAGTTACACATGGAAGAGGTCCTCTACCACATCTGCGACTGCGGTAAGAGCTTCACGGATGTAGAGAAGCTGCAGACGCATGCAAGGACGCACTTGAAGAACCTTGAGAAGAGGTTCTGCTGCTCGTACTGCGGTCGTACGTTCGTACGGGCTGGTGACCTTCAAAgccaccagagaacacacactggagagaaaccgtacGTCTGCACTATATGCGGGACCCGTTTCGCCCAGTCTGGGAACCTGAGAGTGCACCAGATCACGCACACTAAAGAGAGGCCGTACCCTTGTACTGTCTGTGATAAGGGGTTCACCACACCGGGGAGTCTGAAGGTGCACATGAGGCTCCATACAGGGGAGAAGCCGTACGTCTGTAGCCTGTGTGGGAAAGGGTTCCATGTACCCAAATTGCTGAAGAAACACCAGGAGCATCACACAAGTGAGATGACAGCCTCCTTGGACATGACATAG